The Rhododendron vialii isolate Sample 1 chromosome 6a, ASM3025357v1 genome includes a window with the following:
- the LOC131331283 gene encoding cytochrome P450 81Q32-like, with translation MHPIKRTTFSLHLFYSIIMDQTWLYFISTALILFLFLLKFLQKPSPRKNPPPTPPSLPVIGHLHLIKESIHRELENLSKKYGPILALRFGSHPVLILSSPSAVEELFSKNDLIFANRPRFLVGELLNYNYTTLGASSYGDHWRNLRRLTALEIFSTAKLNAFLGIRQEEVRSLLKTLFHDSPKGFVKVEMKSRLSELSFNIIMRMVAGKRYFGVGVENSEEAREFRFLIRDLFELSGASNPGDFVPFLRWIDFGKMEKRMLRVQKKMDAFLQGLIEEKRREDDEKVFEQKGGKTKSMIDSMLGLQDSDPHYYSDEIIKGNVLTMLSAGSDTSSSTIEWAMSLLLNNPKVLDKARAELDAVVAENRLVDESDLSKLPYLQNIINETLRLFPAAPLLVPHESSDDCTIGGYDVACGTMLLVNAWAIHRDPKVWEDPMSFRPERFEDGENQAYGLIPFGVGRRSCPGAGLGNRVVGLALAALIQCFDWVRIGDELVDMSEGPGLTMPKSKPLEGLCRPREMMVNVLSEL, from the exons ATGCACCCAATCAAACGCACCACTTTCAGTCTTCATCTCTTCTATAGCATCATCATGGACCAAACCTGGCTCTACTTCATCTCTACAGCCTtgattctcttcctcttcctgcTAAAATTCCTGCAAAAACCATCCCCACGAAAAAATCCACCACCAACCCCCCCTTCCCTACCCGTAATCGGCCATCTCCATCTAATTAAAGAATCTATTCACAGAGAACTCGAAAACCTTTCCAAGAAATACGGCCCGATTCTCGCTCTCCGATTCGGGTCCCATCCGGTGCTCATCCTGTCCTCTCCGTCGGCAGTCGAAGAGTTGTTTTCCAAGAACGACCTCATTTTCGCAAATAGGCCGCGGTTTCTGGTCGGAGAACTCCTCAACTACAACTACACGACGCTGGGGGCTTCCTCGTACGGGGACCACTGGCGCAACCTCCGCCGCCTTACGGCGCTGGAAATCTTCTCCACGGCTAAACTGAACGCTTTTTTGGGTATCCGACAAGAAGAAGTCCGGTCGCTGTTGAAGACTCTGTTTCATGATTCGCCAAAGGGTTTTGTTAAGGTGGAAATGAAGTCGAGGCTTTCTGAGTTGTCGTTCAATATTATCATGCGGATGGTTGCAGGGAAACGATACTTTGGAGTTGGGGTGGAGAATTCTGAGGAGGCTAGGGAGTTTCGGTTTCTTATTAGGGATCTTTTCGAGTTAAGCGGGGCGTCGAATCCAGGAGATTTTGTGCCTTTTTTGAGGTGGATTGATTTCGGAAAAATGGAGAAGAGGATGTTGAGGGTTCAGAAGAAGATGGACGCatttttgcagggtttgatcGAAGAGAAACGGCGTGAAGATGATGAGAAGGTTTTCGAACAAAAAGGAGGCAAAACTAAGTCAATGATCGATTCTATGCTAGGGTTACAAGACTCGGATCCTCATTACTACTCTGACGAAATAATCAAAGGCAATGTACTG ACAATGTTAAGTGCGGGTTCCGACACATCGTCATCTACAATCGAGTGGGCCATGTCACTTCTGCTCAACAATCCCAAAGTTTTAGACAAAGCAAGAGCCGAACTAGACGCGGTAGTTGCTGAAAACCGTTTGGTAGATGAATCGGATCTCTCCAAGCTACCCTACCTCCAGAATATCATCAACGAGACCCTTCGATTATTTCCAGCAGCACCGCTTCTCGTGCCACACGAGTCATCCGATGACTGCACCATCGGAGGGTATGACGTGGCCTGTGGTACGATGTTGTTGGTAAATGCATGGGCCATTCACAGGGATCCAAAGGTGTGGGAGGACCCCATGAGTTTTAGGCCAGAGAGGTTTGAAGATGGGGAAAACCAAGCATATGGGTTGATACCATTTGGCGTTGGAAGGAGGAGTTGCCCTGGGGCGGGACTCGGCAATCGGGTGGTGGGGCTGGCTTTGGCGGCCTTGATTCAGTGCTTTGATTGGGTGAGGATTGGTGATGAGTTGGTGGACATGTCTGAAGGGCCAGGGCTCACCATGCCCAAGTCTAAGCCATTGGAGGGTCTGTGCCGACCACGAGAAATGATGGTTAATGTCCTCTCGGAGCTCTGA
- the LOC131331281 gene encoding uncharacterized protein LOC131331281 isoform X2 — protein MDNITSELFIDLESGRLTTEEGTSQSVVSGNRKEKNLVLSIASGLLHFNGAVGGDNRVNAYGNLGEPSKVAVENVEVVISNRSGGEENEEHMALLEEKVKEKHKKRNYRKASKPPRPPKGPSLDVADLKLVKEISAINMKKRARSEHLKAMKKMKETKSLSSSLSSSSPSSSSPSSLSSSLSAMVITVLFFLVILYQGFYSGGSPSVSFQGSPEPALATNSLISVQFYDNPSPNGSGLGS, from the exons ATGGACAATATCACCTCAGAACTTTTCATTGATCTTGAGAGTGGTCGGTTGACTACTGAAGAGGGCACCAGCCAAAGCGTTGTTTCGGGAAATAGAAAAGAGAAGAATTTGGTCCTTAGTATTGCGAGTGGTTtgctgcattttaatggagctGTTGGGGGTGACAATCGTGTTAACGCATACGGCAATTTGGGGGAACCTAGCAAGGTTGCAGTTGAAAATGTAGAAGTGGTAATCAGCAATAGATCAGGGGGAGAAGAGAATGAAGAGCATATGGCTCTCCTTGAGGAGAAAGTGAAAGAGAAGCATAAAAAGCGAAACTATAGAAAGGCTTCCAAGCCGCCACGGCCTCCTAAAGGTCCGTCGTTGGATGTTGCAGACCTGAAATTGGTAAAGGAGATCTCTGCAATTAACATGAAGAAGCGTGCGAGGAGTGAACACCTCAAGGctatgaagaagatgaaggagaCCAAATCGTTATCATCATCACTATCCTCATCATCTCCCTCATCCTCATCGCCATCGTCATTAAGCAGCAGCCTATCTGCCATGGTCATCACAGTTCTCTTCTTCCTTGTAATACTCTATCAAG GATTTTACTCCGGAGGTAGCCCGAGCGTGAGCTTTCAGGGATCTCCCGAGCCAGCATTAGCTACAAACAGTTTGATTTCGGTCCAGTTCTATGATAACCCCTCCCCAAATGGAAGTGGACTGGGTTCTTAA
- the LOC131331281 gene encoding uncharacterized protein LOC131331281 isoform X1, translated as MDNITSELFIDLESGRLTTEEGTSQSVVSGNRKEKNLVLSIASGLLHFNGAVGGDNRVNAYGNLGEPSKVAVENVEVVISNRSGGEENEEHMALLEEKVKEKHKKRNYRKASKPPRPPKGPSLDVADLKLVKEISAINMKKRARSEHLKAMKKMKETKSLSSSLSSSSPSSSSPSSLSSSLSAMVITVLFFLVILYQGTLPILSLIVLFPFSVLFLVTLLTMLLNILQFMSSFCIFFLFASTEISFPARNSFRAS; from the coding sequence ATGGACAATATCACCTCAGAACTTTTCATTGATCTTGAGAGTGGTCGGTTGACTACTGAAGAGGGCACCAGCCAAAGCGTTGTTTCGGGAAATAGAAAAGAGAAGAATTTGGTCCTTAGTATTGCGAGTGGTTtgctgcattttaatggagctGTTGGGGGTGACAATCGTGTTAACGCATACGGCAATTTGGGGGAACCTAGCAAGGTTGCAGTTGAAAATGTAGAAGTGGTAATCAGCAATAGATCAGGGGGAGAAGAGAATGAAGAGCATATGGCTCTCCTTGAGGAGAAAGTGAAAGAGAAGCATAAAAAGCGAAACTATAGAAAGGCTTCCAAGCCGCCACGGCCTCCTAAAGGTCCGTCGTTGGATGTTGCAGACCTGAAATTGGTAAAGGAGATCTCTGCAATTAACATGAAGAAGCGTGCGAGGAGTGAACACCTCAAGGctatgaagaagatgaaggagaCCAAATCGTTATCATCATCACTATCCTCATCATCTCCCTCATCCTCATCGCCATCGTCATTAAGCAGCAGCCTATCTGCCATGGTCATCACAGTTCTCTTCTTCCTTGTAATACTCTATCAAGGTACATTGCcaattttgagtttgatagTGCTGTTTCCTTTCAGTGTATTGTTTCTTGTTACTTTGCTGACAATGTTACTGAACATATTGCAATTTATGAGCAGcttttgcattttctttctctttgctTCCACTGAAATTTCCTTTCCCGCACGTAACTCCTTTAGAGCAAGTTAA
- the LOC131328333 gene encoding uncharacterized protein LOC131328333, giving the protein MLRFNGAVGGDNRVNAYDNLGEPSTVAVENVEVVIRNNSGGEENEEHMALLEKEQVKEKHKKRNYRKASKLPRPPKGPSLDAADLKLVKEISAINMKKHARNEHLKALKKMKETKSLSSSPSSSSPSSSSPSSLSSSLSAMVITVLFFLVILYQGTDSGGSPSMSFQGSPEPALATNSLISVQFYNKPFPNDGSGLGF; this is encoded by the exons ATGTTGCGTTTTAATGGAGCTGTTGGGGGTGACAATCGTGTTAATGCATACGACAATTTGGGGGAACCTAGCACGGTTGCAGTTGAAAATGTAGAAGTGGTAATCAGGAATAATTCAGGGGGAGAAGAGAATGAAGAGCATATGGCTCTCCTTGAGAAGGAGCAAGTGAAAGAGAAGCATAAAAAGCGAAACTATAGAAAGGCTTCCAAGCTGCCACGGCCTCCTAAAGGTCCGTCGTTGGATGCTGCTGACCTGAAATTGGTAAAGGAGATCTCTGCAATTAACATGAAGAAGCATGCGAGGAATGAACACCTAAAGGctttgaagaagatgaaggagaCCAAATCGTTATCATCATCACCATCCTCATCATCTCCATCATCCTCATCGCCATCGTCATTAAGCAGCAGCCTATCTGCCATGGTCATCACAGTTCTCTTCTTCCTTGTAATACTCTATCAAGGTACA GATTCCGGAGGTAGCCCGAGCATGAGCTTTCAGGGGTCTCCCGAGCCAGCATTAGCTACAAACAGTTTGATTTCGGTCCAGTTCTACAATAAACCCTTCCCAAATGACGGAAGTGGACTGGGTTTTTAA